Proteins encoded in a region of the Diospyros lotus cultivar Yz01 unplaced genomic scaffold, ASM1463336v1 tig00010963_1, whole genome shotgun sequence genome:
- the LOC127793498 gene encoding uncharacterized protein LOC127793498, producing MAKETDLKKIELKVSVNCCDGCKKRVKKALRSIEGVYKTEIDPLQPKVIVLGNVEPQTVIRKLVKAGKQAEIWSNENQKAGKEKDVEVVITKEQHKEESKSEGAPAKCSNSSTTPIRMIKESITGGQEGSNKSPNKDTNCTANAPGPKVITSEKVLSPRPEVTCSVHPSMLSDKGKARTNIEDGNMVESSTTVSPCYAAHSHQAPPCLPTCCSQEHYCHYHHYCYHGGPESQPYIQMPVVTVGEYFSDENTSGCNVM from the exons ATGGCAAAGGAAACAGATCTAAAG AAGATTGAATTGAAAGTTTCAGTCAACTGTTGTGACGGATGCAAGAAGAGAGTAAAGAAAGCACTACGAAGTATTGAAG GGGTTTACAAGACAGAAATTGACCCTTTGCAGCCCAAAGTTATAGTTCTAGGAAATGTGGAGCCACAAACTGTAATAAGGAAGCTAGTAAAAGCTGGAAAACAGGCAGAAATATGGAGCAATGAGAATCAGAAAGCAGGAAAGGAAAAGGATGTAGAAGTTGTGATTACAAAAGAGCAACACAAAGAAGAATCAAAATCAGAGGGTGCCCCAGCAAAATGCTCAAATTCAAGTACCACTCCCATTCGTATGATCAAAGAAAGTATAACTGGAGGCCAGGAAGGTAGTAACAAATCCCCTAATAAGGATACAAACTGCACAGCCAATGCACCTGGCCCCAAAGTCATTACAAGTGAAAAAGTTCTTTCCCCACGCCCAGAAGTAACTTGTTCTGTGCATCCAAGCATGTTGTCTGACAAGGGTAAAGCCAGGACAAATATAGAGGATGGCAACATGGTCGAGTCTAGCACTACTGTTTCACCTTGTTATGCAGCACATTCACATCAAGCACCTCCTTGTTTGCCAACATGTTGCAGCCAAGAACACTACTGCCACTACCACCACTACTGCTACCATGGAGGGCCAGAATCTCAACCATATATCCAGATGCCAGTTGTGACAGTTGGAGAGTATTTCAGTGATGAGAACACCTCTGGATGCAATGTGATGTGA